The proteins below are encoded in one region of Berryella intestinalis:
- a CDS encoding diacylglycerol kinase family protein, with the protein MTGRFRRRGAAGPNRPARFTLADAFRCAAKGVSYAFSTQRNMRIHAAAAVAVVALAAILRVGAVEWALLALCIGSVVAAECANTAVESLTDLVSPDYSELAGRAKDCAAGAVLASAAASAVVGLIVFVPRILGMLGF; encoded by the coding sequence ATGACGGGGCGTTTTCGGCGGCGGGGCGCGGCCGGCCCGAACCGACCGGCCCGCTTCACGCTCGCCGATGCGTTCAGATGCGCGGCAAAGGGCGTTTCGTACGCGTTTTCCACCCAGCGCAACATGAGGATCCACGCCGCGGCCGCCGTCGCGGTGGTCGCGCTCGCGGCGATCCTGCGCGTGGGCGCGGTCGAGTGGGCGCTTCTGGCGCTGTGCATCGGGTCGGTCGTCGCCGCCGAGTGCGCCAACACCGCCGTCGAGTCGCTGACCGACCTGGTCTCGCCGGACTACTCCGAGCTGGCCGGCCGCGCCAAGGACTGCGCAGCCGGTGCGGTTTTGGCCTCGGCGGCCGCTTCGGCGGTTGTCGGGCTCATCGTATTCGTTCCGCGCATCCTCGGTATGCTCGGGTTTTAA